From the genome of Methylomonas sp. UP202, one region includes:
- a CDS encoding sensor domain-containing diguanylate cyclase has product MEEDITAELSVLESHLDGMLNRVQHNSLTLKRLQAFEMRLLALNTLAEMIEFIIDETRLFFNLDAVCLSLIDAQGEIASCLEADHYAFRERPDLVLLEQDGVFLQSFGTAGQPLVGIHRDERWSRFFPGVEKQPASVVIIPLIRRGKILGSLNLGSHQRDRFINGMATDFIEHIASVIGICLENNLNVETMRRTSLIDPLTGVNNRRFLEQRIVEELDRSQRSREPLSCLFLDIDYFKRINDGFGHQAGDQVLSLVACTIKRQLRSNDVLVRYGGEEFVALLSQADETMNGEIAERIRIGISDLTIKYADQVIPVTISIGAATYHPNLSRKLAVPQIALELVQAADVALYEAKRSGRNRVENAGLVLEPRAVQS; this is encoded by the coding sequence TTGGAAGAAGATATAACAGCTGAATTGTCGGTTCTGGAGAGCCATTTGGATGGCATGCTGAATCGCGTTCAACATAACAGTCTGACTCTGAAGCGCCTGCAGGCTTTCGAAATGCGTTTGTTGGCGCTGAACACCCTGGCGGAGATGATTGAATTCATCATAGACGAGACCCGCTTGTTTTTTAATCTCGATGCGGTTTGCTTGTCCTTGATCGACGCCCAAGGCGAAATTGCCAGTTGTCTCGAGGCAGATCACTATGCGTTTCGCGAGCGGCCCGATTTGGTGCTGTTGGAGCAAGACGGGGTATTTCTACAAAGTTTCGGTACGGCCGGCCAGCCATTGGTGGGTATCCATCGTGATGAGCGCTGGAGCCGCTTCTTTCCAGGCGTCGAGAAACAGCCGGCTTCGGTTGTGATCATCCCGCTAATCCGCCGCGGCAAAATTCTGGGTTCATTAAATTTGGGCAGCCACCAACGCGACCGTTTTATCAACGGCATGGCGACCGATTTTATCGAGCACATTGCATCCGTGATCGGGATTTGTCTCGAAAACAACTTGAATGTCGAGACAATGCGTCGCACCAGCTTGATAGACCCGCTGACCGGCGTCAATAACCGGCGCTTTCTGGAACAGCGCATCGTCGAGGAATTGGACCGAAGTCAACGCAGCCGTGAACCCCTGTCCTGTCTGTTTCTGGATATCGACTATTTCAAACGAATTAACGACGGCTTCGGTCATCAAGCCGGCGATCAAGTACTCTCGTTGGTGGCGTGTACGATCAAACGGCAGCTACGTAGCAACGATGTATTGGTCCGATACGGCGGCGAAGAATTCGTCGCACTGTTGTCGCAGGCGGACGAAACGATGAACGGTGAGATTGCCGAGCGGATCCGCATCGGCATTTCCGATTTGACGATCAAATACGCCGATCAAGTTATTCCGGTGACAATCTCGATCGGTGCCGCCACCTACCACCCTAACCTCAGCCGGAAATTGGCGGTGCCTCAAATCGCGCTGGAACTCGTGCAAGCGGCGGATGTGGCCTTGTACGAGGCCAAGCGTAGCGGCAGAAACCGGGTTGAAAACGCCGGGTTGGTGCTGGAGCCGAGGGCTGTTCAGTCGTAA